From Xenopus tropicalis strain Nigerian chromosome 3, UCB_Xtro_10.0, whole genome shotgun sequence, the proteins below share one genomic window:
- the tes gene encoding testin has translation MELENKLKKVTLGHEEGFGAPCLKCKEKCEGFELHFWRKVCRNCKCGQEEHSILSNNEDDRKVGKLFEDTKYTALIAKLKTDGIPTYKRNVMILTSPVAAKKDVSINTVTYEWAPPVQNQALARRYMELIPKDKQPVAGSEGAQYRKKQLAKQLPAHDQDPSKCHELSPNEVKQMEQFVKKYKNEVLGVGDVKLPKEVEAQACGAGRSTNGSLSTLTTVKGTEDKVAAQKESTYYCFRCKENMREGDPAVYAERAGYDKLWHPSCFVCFTCNELLVDMIYFWKNGKLYCGRHYCDSEKPRCAGCDELIFSNEYTQAEGLNWHLKHFCCFDCDCVLAGEIYVMVNDKPVCKLCYVKNHAVSCQGCHNAIDPEVQRVSYNGFHWHAAPECFICSCCSKCLIGQKFMPIQGMVFCSVDCKKKMSS, from the exons ATGGAGCTAGAGAATAAATTAAAGAAG GTGACACTTGGTCATGAGGAAGGATTTGGTGCTCCGTGtctaaaatgcaaagaaaaatgtgAGGGATTTGAACTGCATTTTTGGCG GAAAGTATGCAGAAACTGTAAATGTGGCCAAGAAGAACATAGCATCCTTTCAAACAATGAAGATGATCGGAAAGTGGGGAAGCTGTTTGAGGATACAAAATATACAGCTCTTATTGCAAAGCTGAAAACTGATGGCATACCCACTTATAAACGAAATGTTATGATTCTCACAAGCCCAGTTGCAGCAAAGAAGGATGTGTCCATTAATACAGTGACCTATGAATGGGCACCTCCAGTGCAAAACCAGGCCCTG GCCAGGCGCTATATGGAGCTAATTCCAAAAGACAAACAGCCTGTCGCTGGTTCAGAAGGCGCTCAGTACAGAAAGAAGCAGTTGGCTAAGCAGCTGCCCGCTCATGATCAAGATCCTTCCAAGTGTCATGAACTGTCTCCAAACGAGGTGAAACAAATGGAGCAGTTTgtgaagaaatataaaaatgaagtcCTTGGTGTAGGAGATGTCAAACTTCCCAAAGAAGTGGAGGCACAAGCTTGTGGAGCAGGTAGATCTACAAATGGAAGTTTGAGCACTCTGACAACTGTTAAGGGCACAGAAGACAAGGTGGCAGCTCAGAAGGAATCCACATAT TACTGTTTCCGGTGCAAAGAGAACATGAGGGAAGGGGACCCTGCTGTATATGCTGAGCGTGCTGGATATGACAAGCTGTGGCATCCTTCTTGCTTTGTCTGCTTCACTTGCAATGAACTTCTAGTTGATATGATCTATTTCTGGAAAAATGGAAAGCTGTACTGTGGAAGGCATTACTGTGACAGCGAAAAGCCCCGTTGTGCTGGTTGTGATGAG CTGATCTTCAGCAATGAATACACTCAAGCGGAAGGCCTCAACTGGCATCTCAAGCATTTTTGCTGCTTTGACTGTGACTGTGTCCTTGCTGGAGAGATCTATGTGATGGTGAATGACAAACCAGTCTGTAAGCTGTGCTATGTGAAAAACCATGCTGTG tcaTGCCAAGGCTGCCATAATGCCATTGATCCTGAGGTCCAACGTGTGAGTTATAATGGCTTCCACTGGCATGCAGCGCCAGAGTGCTTTATTTGCTCATGTTGCAGCAAGTGTCTGATTGGACAGAAGTTCATGCCCATTCAAGGAATGGTCTTCTGCTCAGTGGATTGCAAGAAAAAAATGTCTTCATAA